A stretch of the Sphingobacterium thalpophilum genome encodes the following:
- a CDS encoding TlpA family protein disulfide reductase encodes MDNNEMKKPSYYIFNLLFLIFFFMPFLCIGQKSDEAVVMGTIYFSKDLEKKSHKYFTDELFVFPPHNGYEFNKYIKKRIKVDSKGRFKAAVNLEMPTMLQLKISSKKIYIFVKPMSILELNINVGRLGEIDVSFHGDLSTENKNFQQLYWKREPLKEITDFLIMNKDTMDTRRCLDSTFHLYRRFIKPLDELLVQKKIDSTFYKIAERNLADRALSVGLIYNYNRHNPEEKDSVFMRRRSLTDSITARKTKLDSIQLTVIHNFLLSDYQSKIAREQSVTNFGVYNLFGPYADSSILPSNFFEHIAFNAIMWQYEHSSSEFNFIKGAKLFMETFPKGSRTAFLKPLLKHYEENPVVYQTGNDLTDTSRTLCFFNMPNHKSLGLSKVKEQIKPFFQEIANGRFLLVDFWATWCHPCIEEFKYSPILYEELRSRNMQYVYASIDDRENRIKWEKYIINNDLKGCHLMLSQSLYNEFKENIQLKSIPRYILIDPKGNIIKKDLARPSSMKKLLAEIDEFHKSDTSQTFNHSDPDTIAENYHSER; translated from the coding sequence ATGGATAATAACGAAATGAAAAAACCGTCTTATTATATTTTTAATCTTCTATTTCTCATATTTTTTTTCATGCCATTCCTTTGTATCGGTCAGAAATCTGACGAAGCCGTCGTCATGGGGACTATTTATTTTAGCAAGGATCTGGAAAAGAAGAGCCACAAATATTTTACCGATGAACTATTTGTTTTTCCCCCTCATAATGGGTATGAATTTAATAAGTATATAAAAAAGAGAATTAAAGTGGATTCAAAAGGGCGTTTTAAAGCGGCGGTTAATCTGGAAATGCCGACTATGCTCCAATTGAAGATTAGCTCCAAGAAAATCTATATTTTCGTAAAGCCTATGTCTATTTTGGAGTTGAATATCAATGTAGGACGTCTTGGTGAAATAGATGTTAGTTTCCATGGCGATCTTTCCACCGAAAACAAAAACTTTCAGCAGTTATATTGGAAAAGAGAGCCTTTGAAAGAGATTACTGATTTTTTGATTATGAACAAAGATACAATGGATACCAGACGTTGTTTGGATAGCACGTTTCATTTGTATCGACGTTTTATTAAACCATTGGATGAGCTTTTAGTTCAAAAAAAAATTGATAGTACCTTTTATAAAATAGCCGAGCGCAATTTAGCCGACCGTGCTCTTTCCGTAGGATTAATTTATAATTACAATAGACATAATCCCGAAGAAAAGGATTCGGTTTTTATGCGACGGAGGTCGTTAACAGATAGCATCACTGCCCGAAAAACAAAATTGGACTCCATACAATTAACTGTAATTCATAATTTTCTGTTGAGTGACTATCAATCTAAAATAGCAAGAGAACAATCTGTCACAAATTTCGGGGTATACAACCTCTTTGGACCATATGCGGATTCAAGCATACTCCCAAGTAATTTCTTTGAGCACATCGCATTCAATGCTATAATGTGGCAATATGAACACAGTTCTTCGGAATTTAACTTTATTAAAGGTGCTAAATTATTTATGGAGACCTTTCCTAAAGGTTCCCGAACCGCATTCTTAAAACCTCTTCTCAAACATTATGAAGAAAATCCCGTCGTCTATCAAACTGGAAATGATCTTACAGACACCTCACGTACATTGTGTTTCTTCAATATGCCTAACCATAAAAGCTTAGGCTTGAGTAAAGTAAAAGAGCAGATCAAACCTTTTTTTCAGGAAATCGCAAATGGCAGGTTTTTATTGGTCGATTTTTGGGCCACATGGTGCCACCCTTGCATTGAAGAATTCAAGTATAGTCCAATTTTGTATGAAGAACTCCGGAGTCGAAATATGCAATATGTTTATGCTTCAATTGACGATCGTGAAAATCGTATTAAATGGGAAAAATACATTATCAATAATGATCTTAAGGGCTGCCATTTAATGCTTTCTCAATCTTTGTATAATGAATTTAAAGAAAACATTCAATTAAAATCGATTCCACGTTATATACTGATCGATCCCAAAGGAAATATTATAAAAAAAGATCTCGCCCGCCCTTCTTCGATGAAGAAACTATTAGCCGAAATTGATGAATTTCATAAATCAGATACATCGCAAACTTTCAATCACTCTGATCCGGATACAATAGCTGAGAATTACCATTCCGAACGGTAA
- a CDS encoding helix-turn-helix transcriptional regulator → MTDIQKRFDRILAIYMHLQAKPVVTAASLAEKFEVSLRTIYRDIRSLMQAGVPIYGEAGSGYSLVEGYKMPPLQFTREEALSFVAAEKLVEKYTDRNLAHHFATALLKMKAILRGNEKEQVAMVGDKFLVRGGRHQFNEKLTYGTNTLIESMAARKCVEIYYAKPTDRSPEKREIEAVGIFVESKFWYILAFCRLRNDYRQFRLDRISNIRMLPDDFSKEHPELSFFLNKRHELPTTKVVVQVDKEIARYMEWDRDYFGFQKEVVTDNHVEMHFDCINMENGFARWYLMFADRGKIIEPQSLKEIVRELLTAALTQV, encoded by the coding sequence ATGACCGACATTCAGAAAAGATTTGACCGTATACTTGCTATTTATATGCATCTGCAGGCCAAGCCTGTGGTAACTGCAGCTTCGCTGGCAGAAAAATTTGAAGTGAGTCTGCGCACGATATATCGTGATATCCGTTCTCTAATGCAGGCTGGTGTGCCCATCTATGGTGAGGCAGGAAGTGGCTACTCATTAGTAGAAGGCTATAAAATGCCACCCTTGCAGTTCACGCGGGAGGAAGCACTGAGTTTTGTTGCGGCTGAAAAATTGGTCGAAAAATATACCGACAGGAATCTGGCGCATCACTTTGCGACCGCTCTCCTGAAGATGAAGGCGATACTGAGAGGCAACGAAAAGGAACAGGTCGCCATGGTGGGGGATAAGTTCCTTGTGCGGGGAGGACGTCATCAGTTTAACGAAAAGCTGACTTATGGAACCAATACCTTGATCGAAAGTATGGCTGCCAGAAAATGCGTCGAAATCTATTACGCGAAACCGACAGACAGATCTCCAGAAAAACGGGAAATTGAAGCGGTCGGTATTTTTGTGGAAAGCAAATTCTGGTATATCCTCGCTTTTTGCAGACTGCGGAATGACTATCGGCAGTTTCGCCTCGACCGGATCAGCAATATACGTATGCTGCCTGACGATTTCAGTAAGGAGCACCCCGAACTTTCCTTTTTCCTGAATAAAAGACACGAACTGCCGACGACAAAAGTGGTGGTGCAGGTGGATAAAGAAATAGCGAGATATATGGAATGGGACCGCGACTATTTTGGTTTTCAGAAAGAGGTGGTGACAGACAATCATGTCGAAATGCATTTTGACTGTATCAATATGGAGAATGGCTTTGCGCGCTGGTATCTGATGTTTGCAGATCGGGGGAAGATTATCGAACCACAGTCACTGAAAGAAATCGTGAGAGAACTGCTGACTGCCGCACTCACCCAAGTCTGA
- the tnpB gene encoding IS66 family insertion sequence element accessory protein TnpB (TnpB, as the term is used for proteins encoded by IS66 family insertion elements, is considered an accessory protein, since TnpC, encoded by a neighboring gene, is a DDE family transposase.), with product MFVLGSSHRFYLYNGFCDMRKSFDGLCGLVSSGMQRQATSGEVFVFLNRSRTHVKLLHWEQDGFVLYYKRLERGTFLAPDTKNSELSWSDLVLMVEGIQVVKSIQKRRFYLT from the coding sequence ATGTTTGTGCTGGGCTCATCGCATAGGTTTTATCTTTATAATGGTTTTTGCGATATGAGGAAGTCTTTTGATGGCCTCTGTGGACTAGTCAGTTCAGGGATGCAGCGACAGGCTACCAGTGGAGAGGTGTTCGTATTCCTAAACCGTAGCCGTACGCACGTGAAGCTGTTGCATTGGGAGCAGGATGGCTTTGTGTTGTATTACAAACGTTTGGAAAGGGGAACTTTTCTGGCGCCAGACACAAAAAACAGCGAGTTGTCTTGGAGTGACCTGGTCCTGATGGTTGAAGGCATACAGGTTGTAAAAAGCATTCAAAAAAGACGTTTTTATTTGACTTAA
- a CDS encoding glycoside hydrolase family 88 protein gives MLYCSFGNALRLTGDSAAYKEVLSTGAASLATRFHEAPKTIRSWDGGKNWDGQPWTYPVIIDKMMNLEFLTEVSKITGDKRYKDIAIIHANTTMVNHYRKDYSSYHVVDYNPEDGSIISRKTAQGAYDESAWSRGQAWGLYGYTMMYRETGDKKYLEHARKIAKFYLNHPNLPKDLIPYWDMDQNKLTKESKYYSQKDLRDVSSAAVTASALLELAQYTKDNESQLYISKAEQMLKSLSSKPYKADYKEAGGYILKHSVGSIPHKTEVDVPLTYADYYYVEALVRYSRLLNDEKVIKQ, from the coding sequence ATGCTCTACTGCAGTTTCGGAAACGCCCTGCGTTTGACAGGTGATTCGGCTGCCTATAAGGAAGTGCTGAGCACGGGTGCGGCTTCGCTGGCAACGCGTTTCCACGAAGCCCCTAAAACAATCCGTTCGTGGGACGGTGGTAAAAACTGGGATGGGCAGCCCTGGACATATCCGGTTATTATCGACAAAATGATGAACTTGGAGTTTCTGACCGAAGTTTCGAAAATCACCGGCGATAAAAGATATAAGGATATTGCTATAATACACGCTAATACAACCATGGTGAACCACTACAGAAAGGACTACAGTTCTTACCACGTCGTGGATTATAATCCAGAGGATGGTAGCATTATTTCCAGAAAGACTGCGCAAGGTGCATATGATGAGTCTGCATGGTCGAGAGGCCAGGCCTGGGGTTTATATGGTTATACGATGATGTACCGTGAAACAGGTGACAAGAAGTATCTGGAACATGCGCGCAAGATTGCTAAATTCTACTTGAATCACCCCAATCTGCCCAAAGATCTGATTCCTTATTGGGATATGGATCAAAATAAGCTGACCAAGGAAAGTAAGTACTATAGCCAAAAGGATCTACGCGATGTGTCTTCCGCTGCCGTTACGGCTTCTGCACTGTTGGAATTGGCTCAATATACAAAGGACAATGAAAGTCAGTTGTACATTTCCAAAGCTGAGCAGATGTTAAAGTCACTTTCTTCGAAACCTTACAAAGCAGATTACAAAGAAGCCGGTGGTTACATATTAAAACATAGTGTAGGTTCTATTCCGCATAAGACTGAGGTAGATGTGCCGCTGACCTATGCTGATTACTATTACGTTGAAGCACTGGTCCGGTATAGCCGGTTACTTAATGACGAAAAGGTAATTAAACAATAA
- the tnpA gene encoding IS66 family insertion sequence element accessory protein TnpA, which produces MSIQEKREYMLSLIADWRQSGKSKKSYCAEKGINETKFYYWISRIKEIDNSAVGFLTIDKAGKHSDIEIIYPNGVRIKVENDLGLLSQLIRLY; this is translated from the coding sequence ATGAGCATACAGGAAAAAAGAGAATATATGCTGTCGCTGATAGCAGACTGGCGGCAGAGCGGAAAAAGTAAGAAGTCATATTGTGCTGAAAAAGGGATCAATGAGACCAAGTTTTATTATTGGATTTCCCGAATCAAGGAAATTGATAATTCTGCTGTTGGCTTTTTAACAATCGATAAAGCCGGTAAACATAGTGATATTGAAATTATCTATCCCAATGGTGTACGTATTAAGGTAGAAAACGACCTTGGGCTTCTTTCTCAATTGATACGTTTATACTGA
- a CDS encoding transposase: MKKERRKFSSGFKTKVAIEAIKEQQSIQELAAKYELHPTQINSWKREFLANAEQVFASEKREEKDDSKEKELYSKIGELQIQVDFLKKVLGK, translated from the coding sequence ATGAAAAAGGAACGTAGAAAATTCAGTTCAGGCTTTAAGACGAAGGTAGCCATAGAAGCCATTAAAGAGCAACAGAGCATCCAGGAACTGGCGGCGAAATATGAGTTACATCCCACGCAGATCAACAGCTGGAAACGTGAATTTCTGGCCAATGCCGAACAGGTGTTCGCCAGTGAAAAGAGAGAAGAGAAAGATGATTCGAAAGAGAAAGAACTCTATTCCAAGATCGGTGAGTTACAGATCCAGGTGGATTTCTTAAAAAAAGTATTGGGGAAATGA
- a CDS encoding DinB family protein, protein MKTEIISKNTLLEHWLGHRNLTRQTIDRFPEEELFNFKVEGMRPFAAMVKELLGIAVPGLQEIVDNKSGELDENLNYSTKAQLLQAWDEATPQIIELFGKIPEDRFTEEFNLFGQYKSPIIHSILYFIDNEIHHRGQGYVYLRLLGIEPPFFWERE, encoded by the coding sequence ATGAAAACAGAAATCATTTCCAAAAACACTTTGCTCGAGCATTGGCTGGGCCACAGAAATCTAACAAGACAGACAATTGATAGATTTCCAGAAGAGGAATTATTCAATTTTAAGGTGGAAGGTATGCGTCCTTTTGCTGCCATGGTCAAAGAATTGCTGGGGATCGCCGTACCCGGACTTCAGGAAATTGTCGATAACAAAAGTGGTGAGCTTGATGAGAACCTGAATTATTCAACGAAAGCGCAATTGTTGCAGGCATGGGACGAAGCCACCCCACAAATCATCGAATTGTTCGGAAAAATTCCAGAAGACCGTTTTACGGAAGAGTTCAACTTATTTGGACAATACAAGTCACCGATCATCCACAGCATACTTTATTTTATCGACAATGAAATTCATCACCGTGGCCAGGGATACGTTTACCTGCGCTTACTTGGTATTGAACCTCCATTTTTCTGGGAGCGGGAATAA
- a CDS encoding M57 family metalloprotease, protein MRKFIIIPLFASVLLFSNCSKDDQSKNAVEESAQDPDQLIKDGLKALGFNYDDVEINGDTIIVEGDIILYKSKLLDKTKPRQATTHAFPFIKYDDLFLKVYIQPQSGSTGFTSSEIAVIKSGINEFLSSNFPPTMGFFSITYTTNSADPHSVSVVQANLPSNVCGQADFPSAVIDNGFNAVQIGGNLRINIGQFRNNLNDSQRKFLIVHEFGHMLGFRHTNWRTDEPQYSGGYGAYGIPFTGNSSANPDPNSVFNSYTCGYSWNGFSDADIHSIKFITRGQTSSR, encoded by the coding sequence ATGAGAAAATTTATTATTATACCCTTATTTGCGTCAGTCCTCTTGTTCTCAAATTGTAGTAAGGATGACCAATCAAAAAATGCAGTAGAAGAGTCTGCACAAGACCCAGATCAGTTAATTAAAGATGGATTAAAGGCACTTGGATTCAATTATGACGATGTAGAAATCAATGGTGACACCATTATTGTTGAGGGGGATATTATTCTCTACAAGTCTAAATTATTGGATAAAACTAAACCCCGTCAGGCAACTACACACGCTTTTCCTTTTATAAAATATGACGATCTTTTTTTAAAGGTTTATATTCAGCCCCAGTCTGGGAGTACTGGTTTTACTAGCTCAGAAATCGCTGTCATCAAGTCGGGAATTAATGAGTTTTTAAGCTCGAATTTCCCTCCAACTATGGGATTTTTTTCGATAACCTATACAACAAACAGCGCTGATCCGCACAGTGTGAGTGTTGTACAGGCAAACTTACCTTCGAATGTATGCGGACAGGCAGACTTTCCATCGGCCGTAATAGATAATGGTTTTAATGCTGTGCAGATTGGCGGAAATTTAAGGATTAACATTGGCCAATTTAGGAATAACCTTAATGATTCGCAAAGGAAGTTTTTAATTGTTCATGAATTTGGACACATGCTCGGTTTTAGACATACGAATTGGAGAACCGATGAGCCTCAATATTCAGGCGGTTATGGAGCATATGGGATTCCTTTCACTGGAAACAGCTCTGCTAACCCTGATCCTAACTCTGTATTTAACTCGTATACTTGTGGGTATTCTTGGAACGGGTTTTCTGATGCGGATATACATTCTATCAAATTTATTACTAGGGGTCAGACTTCTAGTAGATAA
- a CDS encoding fibronectin type III domain-containing protein, which produces MSQLTINERGQTDVQLMQTAEQIATKMANETTLFPDPVPALSVLNAALTAFRNSATEAAYRDTRAIMIRKQKRQELVYILKELGKYVDTIANNDDTIVLAAGFNIRKTNTSYDGFVPRAQRPIAEPGQIGSGRIVLKTVAWTGARMYEYQFRLKGSNAEWSSQLCSKSSCIIEGLETFKEYEFRVTYIGINPTPNYSDLTSSYVL; this is translated from the coding sequence ATGAGTCAGTTAACAATTAATGAAAGAGGGCAGACAGATGTACAGTTAATGCAGACTGCCGAACAGATTGCAACCAAAATGGCCAATGAGACCACACTGTTTCCGGATCCGGTACCGGCGCTGTCGGTGCTCAATGCGGCTCTCACCGCCTTCCGCAATTCGGCCACCGAAGCGGCCTACAGGGATACAAGGGCCATTATGATCCGTAAGCAGAAAAGGCAGGAACTTGTGTATATCCTCAAAGAGCTCGGTAAATACGTGGACACCATTGCCAACAATGATGACACTATCGTACTGGCTGCGGGATTCAATATCCGGAAAACAAATACTTCCTATGACGGCTTTGTCCCCAGGGCACAGCGCCCGATTGCCGAACCTGGTCAGATAGGCAGCGGACGTATTGTCCTGAAGACCGTCGCATGGACCGGAGCACGAATGTATGAATACCAGTTCAGGCTCAAAGGGAGCAATGCGGAATGGTCGTCGCAGCTCTGTTCAAAGAGCTCCTGTATTATTGAAGGGCTGGAAACCTTTAAGGAGTACGAGTTCAGGGTGACCTATATCGGGATCAATCCAACCCCAAATTATAGTGATCTAACAAGCAGCTACGTGCTATAG
- a CDS encoding IS3 family transposase, giving the protein MSMEAKRKLVSPSEKKISVSEQCKLIGLPRSNYYYRPKGESLFNQRIMRLIDRKFLDCPFYGVERMTSYLKYDLGHPVGEKRVRRLYHMMNLRAICPKKNLSKANKADYKYPYLLRGLKIERANQVWQADITYIPMFRGFMYLFAIIDVYSRKIVGWSVGNTMNVEWCRDVLLEAIGTYGVPEIFNTDQGSQFTSPVFTKALKDHHIEISMDGKGRALDNIFIERFWGSIKREKIYINPPNGGVDLYRQVRDYIAFYNSERRHKSIGRVTPDEKYADKVKNVS; this is encoded by the coding sequence ATGAGCATGGAAGCGAAACGCAAACTGGTTTCCCCGTCCGAAAAAAAGATCAGCGTTTCGGAGCAGTGCAAACTTATCGGCCTTCCGCGCAGTAATTATTACTACAGACCCAAAGGGGAATCGCTGTTCAACCAGAGAATAATGAGGCTGATAGATCGGAAATTCCTTGACTGTCCCTTCTATGGAGTGGAACGGATGACATCCTACCTGAAATATGACTTGGGTCATCCAGTGGGGGAAAAGCGGGTAAGACGTCTTTACCACATGATGAACCTGAGAGCTATCTGTCCGAAAAAGAACCTGAGCAAGGCAAATAAAGCGGATTACAAATATCCCTATCTGCTCAGGGGACTGAAAATCGAACGTGCAAATCAGGTATGGCAGGCCGATATCACCTATATCCCCATGTTCCGTGGCTTTATGTACCTGTTTGCCATTATTGATGTGTACAGCAGGAAGATTGTTGGCTGGTCTGTGGGCAATACCATGAACGTGGAATGGTGCAGGGATGTGTTATTGGAAGCCATAGGGACTTATGGTGTGCCTGAAATATTCAATACCGATCAGGGCTCTCAATTCACTTCTCCCGTATTCACCAAAGCGCTAAAGGATCATCATATCGAGATCTCAATGGATGGTAAGGGCCGTGCACTGGATAACATATTTATTGAAAGGTTCTGGGGATCAATCAAAAGGGAGAAAATCTATATCAATCCCCCTAATGGAGGGGTTGATCTCTACCGACAGGTCAGAGATTATATCGCCTTTTATAATTCTGAGCGACGGCACAAATCTATCGGTAGGGTTACACCTGATGAAAAATATGCAGATAAAGTGAAAAATGTATCTTAA
- the tnpC gene encoding IS66 family transposase codes for MQFGQKRERFEGDPNHTMLPFEAEPAEVEQQQEEIKEKIEYVRKRTNHKGRAKLPAHLPVEEIEIHPEGDLSQMVCIGKEITEELEWDPAKFYIKRYIRYKYAAKDKSAVAIAELPERVIDKGIAGPSLPAMILTAKYMDHLPLYRQKQIFARENIQIPSSTIEGWTRQALEKLEPLYEQLVFDTKAQGYLQVDETVIKVLDSDKKGAAHQGYYWVYHAPLEGTVLFDYSLTRGGIAAAPMLGNFKGYLQTDGYAVYEKYGKKKEVRHLACWAHAGREFEKALDNDKARAEKALLTLLQLHRQKSELILTVR; via the coding sequence ATGCAATTCGGTCAGAAGCGTGAACGCTTCGAAGGCGATCCCAATCACACCATGCTTCCCTTTGAAGCAGAGCCTGCTGAAGTAGAGCAGCAACAGGAAGAAATCAAAGAAAAGATCGAGTATGTGCGTAAACGAACTAATCATAAAGGACGTGCTAAATTACCGGCACACCTTCCTGTAGAAGAGATTGAAATCCACCCCGAGGGAGATCTATCCCAAATGGTCTGTATCGGCAAAGAAATTACCGAAGAACTGGAGTGGGATCCTGCTAAGTTCTACATCAAACGTTACATCCGTTATAAATATGCGGCTAAAGATAAATCTGCCGTAGCCATCGCCGAACTTCCTGAACGGGTCATCGATAAAGGAATTGCAGGGCCGAGCTTACCGGCGATGATACTTACCGCTAAATATATGGATCACCTTCCGCTATACCGACAGAAACAGATCTTCGCCAGAGAAAATATACAGATACCATCCTCAACGATCGAAGGATGGACCAGACAGGCACTGGAAAAACTCGAGCCATTGTATGAACAACTGGTCTTCGATACCAAGGCACAGGGATATTTACAGGTAGACGAAACGGTAATAAAAGTATTGGACAGCGATAAAAAAGGAGCTGCCCATCAGGGTTATTATTGGGTATACCACGCTCCATTGGAAGGAACCGTTTTATTTGATTATAGTCTTACCCGTGGTGGTATCGCCGCTGCCCCCATGTTAGGGAACTTTAAAGGTTATCTCCAGACAGACGGCTATGCCGTGTATGAAAAGTATGGCAAAAAGAAAGAGGTGAGGCACCTGGCCTGTTGGGCGCATGCCGGTCGTGAGTTTGAAAAAGCATTAGATAATGATAAAGCAAGAGCTGAAAAGGCTTTGCTAACTCTATTACAGCTACATCGTCAAAAAAGTGAATTAATATTGACAGTAAGATAA
- a CDS encoding DUF2264 domain-containing protein, with the protein MLVRAALTSVLRHIYTDKTFAPSGWLRMGVVGDKQSNLADYYTNAGSMYVASLSFLPLGLPADDEF; encoded by the coding sequence TTGTTGGTCCGAGCAGCATTGACGTCGGTGCTCAGACATATTTATACCGATAAGACGTTTGCGCCGTCCGGATGGCTTCGCATGGGAGTAGTCGGCGATAAGCAATCAAACCTTGCTGATTATTATACCAATGCGGGTTCGATGTATGTTGCATCGTTGTCTTTTCTGCCGCTGGGTTTACCGGCGGACGACGAATTCTAG
- a CDS encoding helix-turn-helix domain-containing protein has protein sequence MEFDNDLDQQFIASLDQLIEENMQSDNFDVSFISRQMGMSAPVLYRKLRAITNLSINNYVKIYRLKKAKELLKTSMNISEVAYAVGFSERKYFSREFKKQFGYNPSERRYAGINRVKKPEPQVTQKQAAPALIYFASSLTMGSPASRR, from the coding sequence GTGGAGTTCGACAATGATCTTGACCAACAGTTCATCGCATCATTAGATCAGCTGATCGAAGAAAACATGCAGTCGGATAATTTCGATGTCAGCTTTATCTCACGACAGATGGGAATGAGCGCACCGGTACTTTACCGAAAACTGAGAGCCATAACCAATCTTTCGATCAATAATTACGTCAAAATCTATCGACTAAAGAAGGCGAAAGAACTTTTAAAAACCTCCATGAATATTAGTGAAGTGGCCTACGCGGTGGGATTCTCTGAGCGAAAGTATTTCAGTAGGGAGTTTAAAAAACAGTTTGGATACAATCCATCGGAGAGACGCTACGCCGGGATTAATCGAGTAAAAAAGCCGGAGCCGCAAGTTACTCAAAAGCAAGCAGCTCCGGCTCTCATTTATTTTGCTAGTTCCTTAACCATGGGTTCGCCGGCCAGTAGACGCTGA
- a CDS encoding helix-turn-helix transcriptional regulator gives MLVNESIDLKYPYHLAPRHTAPKGLYFNFIASEDAILCTKNQYIANKKIGTHTFLEVAGTFDEDWSFNIHNSQTTLWLAFQFHGSSRLAAIDQSVLAHQQYLAYVNTDKEVTYHIKAGKVAMILIGQHIQDSARFTQEWDTLQIDRLQATQVFDLEKIGYRIRKALELIQQTRPAPYSLMTKLQFYTSNLIELYHRDLVEQRKSTKQEDISLLHRAKAYIYEHYMDEGLRVDTIVKALRTSKTTLCRVFQENNLTINRAIQTIRIHKGREMLRTSNESVDMIAFTLQFSTAKYFIKTYVRYFGHTPAMERKLHPPPPGPNYNFNKGNKNRQ, from the coding sequence ATGCTGGTCAATGAGAGTATAGACCTTAAATATCCCTACCATTTAGCACCGCGACATACGGCACCCAAAGGACTATATTTTAATTTTATAGCTTCCGAAGATGCCATCCTATGCACCAAAAACCAATACATTGCCAATAAAAAGATAGGTACGCACACTTTTTTGGAAGTAGCCGGAACTTTTGACGAAGACTGGAGTTTTAATATCCATAATAGCCAGACGACGCTGTGGCTTGCGTTTCAGTTTCACGGATCTTCCCGCTTAGCAGCTATTGACCAGTCCGTTCTGGCCCACCAGCAGTACCTGGCTTACGTTAATACCGACAAAGAAGTCACCTATCACATAAAAGCAGGTAAAGTGGCCATGATCCTGATCGGACAGCACATACAAGATTCGGCCCGGTTCACACAGGAATGGGACACGCTACAGATCGACAGATTACAGGCAACCCAGGTATTTGATTTGGAAAAGATCGGCTACCGCATCAGAAAGGCCTTAGAGCTTATTCAACAGACCCGCCCCGCCCCTTATTCACTAATGACTAAATTACAGTTCTACACCAGCAATTTAATCGAGCTGTACCACCGGGACCTAGTCGAACAACGCAAATCTACAAAACAGGAAGACATCTCACTTCTGCATCGTGCAAAGGCATATATCTATGAACATTATATGGATGAAGGCCTCCGGGTGGACACAATAGTGAAAGCTCTTCGAACGAGCAAAACTACACTTTGTCGTGTCTTCCAAGAAAATAATCTCACCATAAATAGAGCAATTCAAACCATACGGATCCATAAAGGTCGCGAAATGCTCCGCACATCCAACGAATCTGTCGACATGATCGCCTTTACATTACAGTTTTCAACCGCCAAGTATTTTATTAAAACCTATGTCCGCTATTTCGGGCATACGCCGGCAATGGAACGAAAACTACATCCGCCGCCGCCCGGACCAAACTACAACTTTAACAAGGGCAACAAGAACCGGCAATGA